A window of Xiphophorus hellerii strain 12219 chromosome 7, Xiphophorus_hellerii-4.1, whole genome shotgun sequence contains these coding sequences:
- the agr1 gene encoding anterior gradient 1 isoform X3 has protein sequence MLRWVVLALFISLCAIAEAQNKKKVKTATAPLSRGWGKNIKWVKSYEEGLSESAKSQKPLMVIHHLDNCPHSKALKEAFVADKSIQKMAKDDFIMLNVVEEIGDKHLAPDGYYVPRILFVDPSQAVRADIVGKYGERLYTYSPDEMELLAANMKKVKLLLHSEL, from the exons ATGCTTCGCTGGGTCGTGCTTGCTTTGTTCATCAGCCTCTGTGCCATTGCTGAggcacagaataaaaaaaaggtgaagACTGCGACTGCGCCCCTGTCAAGAG gatgggggaaaaatataaaatgggtCAAAAGTTATGAAGAGGGCCTGTCAGAAAGTGCCAAGAG TCAGAAACCACTGATGGTCATTCATCATCTAGACAACTGCCCACACAGTAAAG CTCTGAAGGAGGCATTTGTTGCTGATAAATCCATCCAGAAAATGGCCAAAGATGACTTCATCATGCTTAACGTGGTG GAGGAAATTGGGGACAAGCATCTGGCTCCTGATGGCTATTATGTTCCCAGAATCCTCTTTGTTG ATCCATCTCAGGCTGTGCGCGCAGATATTGTGGGGAAATACGGAGAGCGTCTCTACACCTACAGCCCAGATGAGATGGAGCTCT TGGCAGCAAACATGAAGAAAGTCAAACTCCTGCTGCACAGTGAACTCTGA
- the agr1 gene encoding anterior gradient 1 isoform X2, whose protein sequence is MGRGAMLRWVVLALFISLCAIAEAQNKKKVKTATAPLSRGWGKNIKWVKSYEEGLSESAKSQKPLMVIHHLDNCPHSKALKEAFVADKSIQKMAKDDFIMLNVVEEIGDKHLAPDGYYVPRILFVDPSQAVRADIVGKYGERLYTYSPDEMELLAANMKKVKLLLHSEL, encoded by the exons GTCGGGGAGCGATGCTTCGCTGGGTCGTGCTTGCTTTGTTCATCAGCCTCTGTGCCATTGCTGAggcacagaataaaaaaaaggtgaagACTGCGACTGCGCCCCTGTCAAGAG gatgggggaaaaatataaaatgggtCAAAAGTTATGAAGAGGGCCTGTCAGAAAGTGCCAAGAG TCAGAAACCACTGATGGTCATTCATCATCTAGACAACTGCCCACACAGTAAAG CTCTGAAGGAGGCATTTGTTGCTGATAAATCCATCCAGAAAATGGCCAAAGATGACTTCATCATGCTTAACGTGGTG GAGGAAATTGGGGACAAGCATCTGGCTCCTGATGGCTATTATGTTCCCAGAATCCTCTTTGTTG ATCCATCTCAGGCTGTGCGCGCAGATATTGTGGGGAAATACGGAGAGCGTCTCTACACCTACAGCCCAGATGAGATGGAGCTCT TGGCAGCAAACATGAAGAAAGTCAAACTCCTGCTGCACAGTGAACTCTGA
- the agr1 gene encoding anterior gradient 1 isoform X1, whose translation MNKPHGGGFFLSLGRGAMLRWVVLALFISLCAIAEAQNKKKVKTATAPLSRGWGKNIKWVKSYEEGLSESAKSQKPLMVIHHLDNCPHSKALKEAFVADKSIQKMAKDDFIMLNVVEEIGDKHLAPDGYYVPRILFVDPSQAVRADIVGKYGERLYTYSPDEMELLAANMKKVKLLLHSEL comes from the exons ATGAACAAACCACACGGTGGAGGATTCTTCCTCTCATTGG GTCGGGGAGCGATGCTTCGCTGGGTCGTGCTTGCTTTGTTCATCAGCCTCTGTGCCATTGCTGAggcacagaataaaaaaaaggtgaagACTGCGACTGCGCCCCTGTCAAGAG gatgggggaaaaatataaaatgggtCAAAAGTTATGAAGAGGGCCTGTCAGAAAGTGCCAAGAG TCAGAAACCACTGATGGTCATTCATCATCTAGACAACTGCCCACACAGTAAAG CTCTGAAGGAGGCATTTGTTGCTGATAAATCCATCCAGAAAATGGCCAAAGATGACTTCATCATGCTTAACGTGGTG GAGGAAATTGGGGACAAGCATCTGGCTCCTGATGGCTATTATGTTCCCAGAATCCTCTTTGTTG ATCCATCTCAGGCTGTGCGCGCAGATATTGTGGGGAAATACGGAGAGCGTCTCTACACCTACAGCCCAGATGAGATGGAGCTCT TGGCAGCAAACATGAAGAAAGTCAAACTCCTGCTGCACAGTGAACTCTGA